A single region of the Microlunatus panaciterrae genome encodes:
- a CDS encoding FAD-binding oxidoreductase, translating into MSTIAPTPPAGITPVPYEELAAAMRGTLVLPGDPAYDSARAVYNGMINKHPAAVAFCRDVTDVIACVRFCRAHAVEIAVRGGGHNAGGLGVWDGALTIDLSSMRSTTVHPDEHKVRVDGGCTWGDVDHATVGFGMATPSGIIGSTGVGGLALGGGIGYLARRYGLTVDNLLEADVVLADGSFVTASETSHEDLFWALRGGGGNFGVVTSFTFRCGDIGEQGVIIGGPVFYDLADTAEVMRWYRELLPSLPEELNGWLGIVTVPTGPPFPEHLWSRKACALIWCYTGSHDKADEVLAPIKTFGSPMMVGIQPMPYTVMQSLFDPIYPPGLQWYWRADFCTEISDAAIDVHLKYAEKLPSPASTMHLYPIDGAASRVAEDATAFAYRDGGWAGVIVGVDPDPAKAEELAQWARAYWEELHPYSAGGAYVNFLMDEGQDRVQASYRGNYARLAMVKRRYDPDNVFHVNQNIRPANNTTPSVV; encoded by the coding sequence ATGAGCACCATTGCACCGACACCGCCGGCAGGCATCACGCCGGTCCCGTACGAAGAGCTCGCAGCCGCCATGCGCGGCACCCTCGTACTGCCGGGTGACCCGGCCTACGACTCCGCCCGTGCCGTCTACAACGGCATGATCAACAAGCACCCGGCCGCTGTCGCCTTCTGCCGAGACGTCACCGACGTGATTGCCTGTGTCCGCTTCTGTCGTGCCCATGCGGTGGAGATCGCAGTCCGAGGTGGCGGTCACAACGCCGGCGGGCTCGGCGTCTGGGACGGTGCGTTGACGATCGACCTGTCGTCGATGCGCAGTACCACCGTGCATCCTGACGAACACAAGGTCCGCGTCGACGGTGGCTGCACCTGGGGCGACGTGGATCACGCCACCGTGGGCTTCGGAATGGCCACCCCCTCAGGGATCATCGGTTCGACCGGCGTCGGAGGGCTCGCCCTCGGCGGAGGCATCGGCTACCTCGCCCGGCGCTATGGCCTCACCGTCGACAACCTGCTCGAAGCCGACGTCGTGCTGGCCGACGGCAGCTTCGTCACCGCCAGCGAGACGTCCCACGAGGACCTGTTCTGGGCCCTCCGCGGTGGTGGCGGCAACTTCGGAGTGGTCACCTCGTTCACGTTCCGGTGTGGCGACATCGGGGAGCAGGGCGTGATCATCGGCGGCCCGGTGTTCTACGACCTGGCCGACACGGCCGAGGTGATGCGCTGGTATCGCGAGCTCCTGCCGTCCCTTCCTGAGGAGCTCAACGGCTGGCTCGGCATCGTGACCGTTCCCACCGGCCCACCGTTCCCGGAGCATCTGTGGAGTCGCAAGGCGTGTGCCCTGATCTGGTGCTACACCGGTAGCCACGACAAGGCCGACGAGGTGCTGGCGCCGATCAAGACTTTCGGCTCGCCGATGATGGTCGGGATCCAGCCGATGCCTTACACCGTGATGCAGTCGCTGTTCGACCCGATCTACCCGCCCGGGCTGCAGTGGTACTGGCGGGCGGACTTCTGCACCGAGATCTCCGACGCCGCGATCGACGTCCATCTGAAGTATGCGGAGAAGCTCCCGAGCCCTGCCAGCACCATGCATTTGTATCCGATCGACGGCGCCGCCAGCCGGGTGGCAGAGGACGCGACCGCCTTCGCCTACCGCGACGGCGGCTGGGCCGGAGTAATCGTCGGCGTCGACCCCGATCCGGCGAAAGCCGAGGAGCTGGCCCAGTGGGCCCGCGCCTACTGGGAGGAGCTGCACCCGTATTCGGCCGGCGGAGCCTACGTCAACTTCCTGATGGACGAGGGCCAGGACAGGGTCCAGGCGTCCTATCGAGGCAACTACGCGCGTCTCGCCATGGTGAAGCGTCGCTACGACCCCGACAACGTGTTCCACGTCAACCAGAACATCCGGCCGGCCAACAACACGACCCCGTCCGTGGTCTGA